A genomic window from Gymnodinialimonas ceratoperidinii includes:
- the betA gene encoding choline dehydrogenase, whose protein sequence is MEADYVVIGAGSAGCAVTYRLVEAGKSVLVIEHGGSDWGPFINMPAALSYPMGMKRYDWGYVTEPEPHMNNRVMACPRGKVVGGSSSINGMIYVRGHAKDFDTWAEMGADGWSYADVLPYFKRAETWHGDAGDPAYRGSSGPVHITRGARKNPLYQAFIEAGAEAGYGKTDDYNGHRQEGFGAFEMTVWKGKRWSAASAYLKPALKKPNCDMVRGMVEKIEIEEGRATGVRLTDGRLIRARAEVVLCAGAINSPKILMLSGIGPAKHLTDKDIPVVADRPGVGQNLQDHLEMYIQYSASKPVSIAPYWSLWGKALVGAQWLFTKTGLGATNNFESCGFIRSKAGVQYPDIQYHFLPIAVRYDGKTPPGGHGFQAHTGPMRSPSRGEVTLRSKDATEAPRIQFNYMSHEQDWQDFRRAIRLTREIFATGPMSEFVDHEIQPGDDAQTDEALDAAIREHAESAYHPCGTARMGRRDDPMAVVDPDTRVIGVEGLRLADSSIFPLIPNGNLNAPSIMVGEKAADAILDRKLPAENLEPWIAPQWETAQRESEAETLAAE, encoded by the coding sequence ATGGAAGCGGATTACGTCGTTATCGGTGCAGGATCAGCAGGTTGCGCGGTGACCTACCGGCTGGTCGAGGCGGGCAAATCGGTGCTGGTGATCGAGCATGGCGGCTCGGACTGGGGGCCGTTCATCAACATGCCCGCGGCGCTCAGCTATCCCATGGGCATGAAGCGCTATGATTGGGGTTACGTGACGGAGCCCGAGCCGCATATGAATAATCGCGTCATGGCGTGTCCGCGTGGTAAAGTCGTGGGCGGCTCCTCCTCGATCAACGGCATGATCTACGTGCGCGGCCACGCGAAGGACTTCGACACATGGGCCGAAATGGGGGCGGACGGCTGGTCCTACGCGGACGTCCTGCCCTACTTCAAGCGTGCCGAGACATGGCACGGAGACGCCGGTGACCCCGCCTACCGCGGCAGCAGCGGCCCCGTCCACATCACCCGTGGTGCGCGAAAGAATCCACTGTATCAGGCCTTTATCGAGGCCGGAGCCGAGGCAGGCTACGGCAAGACCGACGACTACAACGGCCACCGGCAAGAGGGTTTCGGCGCGTTCGAGATGACCGTCTGGAAAGGTAAACGCTGGTCTGCGGCGAGTGCTTACCTCAAGCCCGCGCTAAAGAAACCGAACTGCGACATGGTCCGCGGAATGGTTGAAAAGATCGAGATCGAAGAGGGCCGCGCCACGGGCGTGCGGTTGACGGACGGTCGCCTGATCCGCGCGCGCGCAGAGGTCGTTCTCTGTGCCGGGGCGATCAACTCGCCCAAGATCCTCATGCTCAGCGGAATCGGACCTGCGAAGCACCTGACGGACAAAGATATTCCCGTGGTGGCAGATCGCCCCGGCGTCGGACAGAACCTGCAGGATCACTTGGAGATGTACATTCAGTACTCCGCCTCCAAGCCCGTCTCCATCGCGCCCTATTGGTCGCTGTGGGGCAAGGCCCTTGTCGGGGCGCAGTGGCTGTTCACGAAGACAGGTCTGGGGGCGACGAACAACTTCGAGTCTTGCGGCTTCATCCGCTCCAAGGCGGGTGTCCAATACCCTGATATTCAATATCATTTCCTGCCGATCGCCGTGCGCTACGACGGCAAGACACCGCCCGGCGGCCACGGCTTTCAGGCCCATACCGGCCCGATGCGTTCCCCGTCGCGGGGCGAGGTCACCCTGCGCAGCAAGGACGCGACCGAAGCGCCGCGGATCCAGTTCAACTACATGTCCCACGAGCAGGATTGGCAGGACTTCCGCCGTGCGATCCGTTTGACCCGAGAGATCTTTGCAACCGGTCCGATGTCCGAGTTCGTCGACCACGAAATCCAGCCCGGTGACGACGCTCAAACGGACGAAGCGCTGGACGCGGCCATCCGCGAGCACGCGGAATCGGCCTACCATCCCTGTGGTACGGCCCGGATGGGGCGCCGCGACGATCCCATGGCCGTCGTTGATCCTGACACGCGGGTCATCGGCGTGGAAGGGCTTCGACTGGCTGACAGCTCGATCTTCCCGCTCATTCCCAACGGGAACCTGAA
- the betI gene encoding choline-binding transcriptional repressor BetI, which translates to MPRVGMMAIRKDALVNATISEIGRRGSLDVTMGQIAKAAGVSSALAHHYFGSKDHLLLAAMRAILVEFGAAARAELARASTPMERLTAIATASFGGRNFCPDVISAWLTFYVMAQRDPQAARLLRVYQQRLVSNLIHSLRPLTNDAPRIAATAAALIDGLYIRHALADAGPPDAEAATRRVTDYLELAIR; encoded by the coding sequence ATGCCCCGTGTAGGTATGATGGCTATCCGTAAAGATGCACTTGTCAACGCAACGATCAGTGAGATCGGGCGACGGGGCTCGCTTGACGTGACCATGGGGCAGATTGCCAAGGCGGCGGGTGTCTCTTCGGCTTTGGCGCATCACTACTTCGGCTCGAAAGACCATCTTTTGTTGGCCGCGATGCGCGCGATCCTCGTGGAATTCGGCGCGGCCGCCCGGGCCGAGCTTGCCCGCGCGAGCACCCCGATGGAGCGGTTGACGGCGATTGCGACGGCCTCTTTCGGGGGGCGGAATTTCTGCCCGGACGTGATCTCGGCGTGGCTCACTTTCTACGTCATGGCGCAGCGTGATCCGCAGGCCGCACGGCTGTTGCGGGTCTACCAGCAGCGCCTCGTGTCGAATCTGATCCACTCCTTAAGGCCGTTAACGAATGACGCCCCGCGCATCGCAGCCACCGCGGCCGCGCTGATTGACGGTCTTTATATCCGCCATGCACTTGCCGATGCCGGCCCCCCTGATGCGGAGGCCGCAACCCGCCGCGTGACCGACTATCTGGAGCTTGCGATCCGATGA
- the betB gene encoding betaine-aldehyde dehydrogenase, which yields MQPTASHFVNGKYLEDTDGTPMPVIFPATGEEIAMVHAATPAVVEAALAAATAAQAEWAAMMGVERGRVLRRAADIMRERNQELSELETLDTGKPIQETLVADATSAADALEYFGGIAASLGGEHMQLGGDWAYTMRVPLGVCVGIGAWNYPTQIAAWKGAPALACGNTMIFKPSEQTPLCALKVAEILVEAGAPAGVYNVIQGAGEVGRALVEDPRTDKVSLTGSAATGKKVYASAAARMKHATMELGGKSPLVIFDDADLESAVSGAINANFYASGQVCSNGTRVFVQKGIKEDFLAQLKERTAKAVIGDPRDEATNFGPMVSEEQLAITCSYIEKGLEERARLVHGGKRIDRPGAYVEPTIFADVTDDMTIAREEIFGPVMSVLDFETEEEVVERANATDLGLSGAVFTADLTRAHRVVHAIDAGSLWINQYNLTPVEVPFGGMKGSGVGRENSRAAIEHYSQLKTVYVGMSPVEAAF from the coding sequence ATGCAACCGACCGCTTCTCATTTCGTTAACGGCAAGTACCTCGAAGATACCGATGGCACGCCGATGCCCGTGATCTTCCCCGCGACCGGCGAGGAAATCGCCATGGTCCACGCGGCAACCCCCGCCGTGGTCGAGGCAGCACTTGCCGCGGCCACGGCGGCGCAAGCGGAATGGGCCGCGATGATGGGGGTCGAACGCGGCCGCGTGCTGCGCCGGGCGGCAGACATCATGCGCGAGCGCAATCAGGAGCTTAGCGAGCTGGAAACGCTCGACACGGGCAAGCCCATTCAGGAAACGCTGGTCGCCGACGCCACATCGGCCGCCGATGCGTTGGAGTATTTCGGCGGCATCGCGGCGAGCTTGGGCGGCGAGCATATGCAACTTGGCGGCGACTGGGCCTACACGATGCGCGTGCCTCTTGGGGTCTGCGTCGGGATCGGCGCGTGGAACTATCCCACGCAGATCGCCGCATGGAAGGGCGCGCCGGCGCTGGCCTGCGGCAACACGATGATTTTCAAACCGTCCGAGCAAACGCCGCTTTGCGCGTTGAAAGTCGCCGAAATTCTGGTCGAGGCCGGGGCGCCGGCCGGCGTCTACAACGTGATCCAAGGTGCCGGAGAGGTCGGCCGCGCCTTGGTCGAGGATCCGCGCACCGACAAGGTCTCCCTCACCGGATCGGCCGCGACCGGCAAGAAGGTCTATGCCTCCGCCGCCGCTCGGATGAAGCACGCGACGATGGAGTTGGGCGGCAAATCGCCCCTCGTCATCTTCGACGACGCCGACCTCGAAAGCGCGGTATCCGGCGCGATCAACGCCAACTTCTACGCCTCGGGCCAGGTCTGCTCCAACGGCACGCGGGTCTTCGTGCAGAAGGGGATCAAGGAGGATTTTCTTGCGCAGCTGAAGGAACGGACTGCCAAGGCAGTGATCGGCGACCCGCGCGACGAGGCCACGAATTTTGGCCCGATGGTGAGTGAAGAACAGCTCGCGATCACTTGTTCTTACATCGAAAAAGGCCTCGAAGAACGAGCGCGGCTGGTCCACGGCGGTAAGCGGATCGACCGACCCGGCGCCTACGTGGAGCCGACCATTTTCGCCGATGTTACCGACGACATGACCATCGCGCGCGAAGAGATCTTCGGCCCCGTCATGTCGGTGCTGGATTTCGAGACCGAGGAAGAAGTTGTCGAGCGCGCCAATGCCACCGACTTGGGGCTCTCCGGCGCGGTCTTTACCGCCGACCTGACCCGCGCACACCGCGTCGTGCATGCCATCGACGCGGGCAGCCTCTGGATTAACCAATACAACCTGACCCCTGTCGAAGTGCCTTTCGGCGGCATGAAGGGCTCGGGCGTGGGCCGCGAGAACTCGCGCGCCGCGATCGAGCATTACTCACAACTCAAGACTGTCTATGTCGGCATGTCCCCGGTGGAGGCGGCATTCTAG
- the betC gene encoding choline-sulfatase: protein MSHAAEHPNILILMVDQLNGTLFPDGPADWLHTPNLDRLAARSTRFANAYTASPLCAPARASFMSGQLPSRTGVYDNAAEFASSIPTYAHHLRRAGYFTALSGKMHFVGPDQLHGFEQRLTTDIYPADFGWTPDYRKPGERIDWWYHNMGSVTGAGVAEISNQMEYDDAVAFEAEQKLYDLSRGHDARPWCLTVSFTHPHDPYVARREYWDLYNECEHLAPRVGPIPLEDQDPHSRRILEANDLENFDITEADVARSRQAYFANISYLDAKIGGILDVLERTRQEAHIVFVSDHGDMLGERGLWFKMSFLEGSARVPLMISAPDMAPGRIDAPVSTIDLCPTLCDLAGVSMAEVMPWTDGESLTSLGKGGTRVSPVAMEYAAEASFSPLVGLVEGRWKYTNCALDPEQLFDLEADPDELTNLAEDPAHAATLERFRIAAAARWDLETFDAEVRQSQARRWVVYDALRNGAYYPWDFQPLRDASERYMRNHMDLNVVEENQRFPRGE, encoded by the coding sequence ATGAGCCACGCCGCCGAACATCCCAACATATTGATCCTGATGGTGGATCAGCTGAACGGCACCCTCTTCCCCGATGGTCCGGCCGACTGGCTGCACACGCCCAATCTCGACCGCCTCGCCGCGCGTTCGACACGCTTTGCCAATGCCTACACCGCCTCGCCGCTCTGCGCGCCGGCGCGGGCCTCCTTCATGTCGGGGCAATTGCCCTCGCGCACCGGGGTCTACGACAATGCGGCCGAGTTTGCGTCCTCGATCCCGACCTATGCCCACCACCTGCGCCGCGCGGGCTATTTCACCGCGCTGTCGGGCAAGATGCATTTCGTGGGCCCCGATCAGCTGCACGGATTCGAGCAGCGCCTGACCACCGATATCTACCCCGCCGATTTCGGCTGGACCCCCGATTACCGCAAGCCCGGCGAGCGGATCGACTGGTGGTATCACAACATGGGGTCGGTCACCGGTGCGGGCGTGGCCGAGATCTCCAACCAGATGGAGTACGACGACGCGGTGGCCTTTGAGGCGGAGCAGAAGCTCTATGACCTCTCGCGCGGCCATGACGCCCGTCCCTGGTGCCTGACCGTCAGCTTCACTCACCCCCACGATCCCTATGTCGCGCGGCGCGAGTATTGGGATTTGTACAATGAGTGCGAGCATTTGGCTCCACGGGTGGGGCCGATCCCGCTGGAGGATCAGGACCCCCATTCACGCCGCATTCTGGAGGCCAACGACCTCGAGAACTTCGACATTACCGAAGCCGATGTCGCGCGCTCGCGGCAGGCCTATTTCGCCAATATCTCCTACCTCGACGCCAAGATCGGCGGCATCCTCGACGTGTTGGAACGGACCCGGCAGGAGGCCCACATCGTCTTCGTCTCGGACCACGGCGACATGTTGGGCGAGCGCGGATTGTGGTTCAAGATGTCCTTCCTCGAAGGCTCGGCCCGGGTGCCGCTGATGATCTCGGCGCCCGACATGGCGCCGGGCCGGATCGATGCGCCGGTCTCCACCATCGATCTCTGTCCTACCCTTTGCGACCTCGCGGGCGTGTCGATGGCAGAGGTGATGCCCTGGACCGATGGCGAATCGTTAACGTCGTTAGGAAAAGGCGGCACGCGGGTCAGCCCGGTGGCGATGGAATATGCCGCGGAGGCCTCGTTCTCACCCCTGGTGGGACTGGTGGAGGGCCGCTGGAAATACACCAACTGCGCGCTCGACCCCGAGCAATTGTTCGACCTCGAAGCCGACCCGGACGAGCTGACCAACCTGGCCGAAGATCCCGCCCACGCCGCGACGCTGGAGCGTTTTCGCATCGCCGCCGCCGCCCGGTGGGACCTCGAAACCTTCGACGCCGAGGTGCGGCAATCCCAAGCCCGGCGTTGGGTCGTCTACGACGCCCTGCGCAATGGCGCCTATTACCCGTGGGATTTTCAACCCCTCCGAGACGCCTCCGAGCGCTACATGCGCAATCACATGGACCTCAATGTTGTTGAGGAAAATCAACGATTTCCCCGGGGCGAATGA